In one window of Campylobacter hepaticus DNA:
- the ccoS gene encoding cbb3-type cytochrome oxidase assembly protein CcoS, with protein MNNVIMMMIGVSILMFFVILGTLLWGIKNKQFDDDYKFTSLNDDEDALHDAIILEKRKKELLDKKRLS; from the coding sequence ATGAATAATGTAATCATGATGATGATAGGGGTGTCAATTCTTATGTTTTTTGTTATTTTAGGGACTTTACTTTGGGGGATTAAAAATAAACAATTTGATGATGATTATAAATTTACCAGTTTAAATGATGATGAAGATGCCTTGCATGATGCTATAATACTTGAAAAGCGTAAAAAAGAACTTTTAGATAAAAAAAGGCTTTCCTAA